In the Populus trichocarpa isolate Nisqually-1 chromosome 1, P.trichocarpa_v4.1, whole genome shotgun sequence genome, TGATGCTGATAAGTGTATGTATTCCAAATTTACAAAAGATTTTGGTGTGATTATTTGTCTCTACATAAatgacatgttaatatttagCACCAATATGATTGGAATAGTTGAAACTAAATGGTATCtcacttctatttttaaaataaaagatcttGGTGAAGTAGATACAATTTTAGGTATCAAAGTCAAGAAACATAGTAGTGGCTATGCACTTAATCAATCAtattatattgagaaaatgCTTGATAAGTTTAAGCATCTCAACATTAAGAAGGCTAATACCCTGTTTGACTCTAGCATGaagttaaatgattattgtGATAAAGCGGTAGCACACTAGAATATGCTAGTGCCATTAGAATTCTTATATATGCTATGCATTGTAcaagattatatataatttttgttatatgcAAGTTATCAAGATATACAAGCAAGCCAAATACATATCATTGGAAGGCTATTGCGAGAATCTTTAGTTACCTAAAAAGAACGATCGATTTGGGCttgttttattctgattttccAGTTGTGATGGAAGGATATAGTGATGCAAGTTGGATGACTAGTTCAAGTGGTAAAAAGTCCACATTATGATGGATTTTCTCACTTGGAGGAGGTGCAATATCTTGAGCATCTAAGAAACAAACGTGCATCTCTCATTCTACCATGGAATCAGAATTTATTGTTATGAATGTTGTAGGTAAAGAAGCAGAATGACTAAGAAATATGTTGTTTGATATTAAGTTGTGGCCACAACCTATGTCAGCCATTTATTTATACTGCGATAGTGAAACAACTATGTCTCGAGCTTATAGTAACATTTACAATGGTAAGTCAAGACATATAAGCATTCGATATGGATATATTCGAGAGTTGATTACAAATGAGGTAATCACCATTGTTTATATGAAGTCTATGAATAATTTAGCAGATCCGCTCACAAAAAGACTATCTAGAGACATATTACGAAAAACAACTAATGGAATGGGGTTGAAACTTGTAATTAAAGATACCAGTAATAGGAACCCAACTTCGGGCCAGCAAGAAGCTTATCTTTAAGTTTAATGGGTAATAACAAGTTATTGTTTAGTATCTGTTGGAcactgataattaattttagacCATATTATGATAGTATTTAGTGTGTTTTATTACGTAAATGAGGATGAGCGTAGGCTcttaatgaaatttaaagtttgtgTTTAATGTAATAAAGACATGTATAATTCCACCTATATGAATATAGAAGTGGTGCCGTTTTTAACAAAAGTGAGGGCTTTCTCTTGTATTcatgaaaataagattttagcaCATGGTCATAATAATGTTAAACAGTTGTAAACCTCTTTAAGAGTTTGGATAATATTACGTgtgtaatatattttattctacaACAAAAGTTTTGGTTTAATCTACGGACACCAATAACTTTAGTAGGATTCAAGTTCTAACACTAATTGAAGGTTTAAATTGCAAAATACCTTCTTGTAAACATAATTCTATCAAGTAAAAAGACATTCATTACAAACTAGTGAGGGATTGTTGgtgtagtttgtaaatgaataaagaaagaaaagatgtctATCCTATATTTTAGAGAAACACTCCCTCctaatgtttaataaaaaagcaaggtgtatatctttttaaatggaTTGGATGATTAATgggataaaatcaaataaattaatgtttgtTAGATAGGTTACTCAGGAATTACAATCTAGTGTCTTATTATATCtaacttttcatatttttcaggaTACTCTCACTAAAAAGATAATTGGTCGTGGTATTTACTAGAATTGGTTGCACACCAAGTGATAGGATGAGATTATTTTATGACAACAAGGCAGCCATAGAGTTATTTCACGGTCGAGTACAACATGATTGAACAACACATGTTGTGATAGAATGACactttatcaagaaaaaacttgagaccacaattcagtttctatgtataaaatttaaagaccAATTAGCAGATATCCTAATAAAGACTTAAAGTGCTGGTTGAGTATTAAAGATATTTACACACTAATTTGTGGTGGGTGCTGGAATaagttatcaaaattaaaattatagaaatatgAATTCTTTATTCAGAAGATAGTAGTCATTAGCCTAAAATTTAGTATATAATTAAGACCTAAAAAGTGCTCTATAATCTATGTATGTTATTCCTCGGTGTCAATGAAAATCAAACTCTCGCCACAGTATTCTTAACACattagaataatttttctataattttgctAATTTCAATGTCCTGcgcaagttttttatttattttatttaataagtgAGCTTAATAATCAAATTCTCAGCATCAAAGAAGCAATTACCTCCGAGATTTTTATGCAAGGTCGATGCCCATTTTCTTCCATCTAAATTTCAGAGCCATGTCCTTCAAAATTAGGGAGAAATCATAGTGTTGTTTAGTTATCATTCAATCCGAGTAGGCTAAGATTTTAAATACGGggttttttaacaatatttgtTTCTACTTTTTTGTACGATAAAGGACAACAATTTCATACGGCTGAAGTTGCTAGGAATTCCTTACCCAACACATgacattaattctttttgtttttttagtttataaaaatcttttgttttaacAGCATATCATTGCTCATAGAATTCATCATGGGACCCCCCACCTTCCCTTTTGGaatcatattaaataaatttcggTTGATATTCTtcgatttttcttaattttagaaTTGCATGCagattttatagttaattaaacATTCGAGAAAGGTCCTATTATAAGAATCTAGTAAGCCATTCAATCTGAGAGTTTTATCAAATtgattaaaccaaaaaacaaaaaaaaaatagaattttgaaaataaaaaaaaaaattaccgaaaaaaccaaaccgtgaaaataaaccaattaaaccgattagaattttgaaaaaatcaaccgGTTCGGTTAGGTTTTATAAGcatgaaatcaaaaaaaccgaaccgaacctaaatcaagccaaaccggaaaaaaaccgagccaaaccggaaaaaaccaagccaaactggtttgaaccggtttttgttctaaaaaacaaaccgaaccaaaaccggttggtttgaaccggtttcggtttttttaaaaaaaaaatcgatttggttattttttttaataaaaaccgaactgaaccgagaACTGAACCGAAAATGATTACCCCGATGTCTATTTtctttgatctaaaaaaaaaaaggaaataaaaaaaaagtatggaaacattttttcatatattttcttcaGTTCACATTCAACTAGACCGAGGACATGGCTGGTGAGATCAGAGAATGGAGAATTGGAAAATCGACCATGCGCAGCatgaattaaaacaaagcacaaTGCAACCTGATATTCATCAAAAACGAGCATGCACGAGATTTAATCAAAAAATGAGACAAAACCCTGTAAATTCAAATCCAACTACTCCATTTTATGTTCTTAGCCTATCACTCATAAACCACAAGGACATGCAAGTCAAACACTAAGCATCAAAATTTCAAGATTAAGATAATCCATCTCTCACCACCCAACAAGTAGAAGTTTCAAGAGAGCCATTCTGATATAGAGACCATTCTTCGCTTGCCTAAAATATGCAGCCCTTGGATCAGCATCAACATCAACAGTTATCTACACAACAATAATGAGAGggaacaaataaatcaacagtTACAATTGCTAACAAAGAACGCTTTCAAGTGTAATACCAGGACCAACCAATTAAATACCCATATTTACCTCGTCTAGCCTGGGGAGAGGATGCATGACCACAGCATGATTCTGCATCACATTTAACACATCATGATCCACAATGTACTTTCCCCGAGCTTCTTCATAAAGGTCAATTCTCTTCCCAAACCGTTCTCGCTGAATACGAGTTTGATATAAAACATCACACTTTGAAGCAACTTCCATTAGATCAGCACTTTCTTCCCATTCAACTCTTTTTGATGTCAGATAGTCTTTTATGTCATCctgaggaaaaataataataataataaaatgtaaaaaacccAAACTCAAAAAATGTCCATTACAGTTCCCTTAATCAACAGCATTTCGATCAGGTTTGTAAAAGCAAAACgctagtatttatttatttattttattttattttttgggggggggggggggggggatcagTTCTATTACCTTCATTTTTACCACATCAGGAGAGACAAAGTATATCTTCACATCTTGGTATTTGGCAAGCAAATAGGCAAGCGAGCGGACTGTCCTCCCATTAGCAAGATCTCCCACAAGTGCAACTTTAATACCATCCAGTTTCCCTATCTCTCTGTCAATAGTGTATACATCCAGAAGAGCCTGTAGcattatgaaacaaaaattaaaacaatatcagTAGATACAAAAGGCACGAAACTTAATTGTACTTCAAGAGCACATGTTAAACTGCCATAAAGTGTATTGCTGAAGCAACCAGGCATACTGTCCAAAGTAACACTTACTGACACTACAGCTCTAGGTCATTAGCCACATGCAGCACCAAATATTATTCACACAATTAACAGCTTTTCTGGACAATAGTTCCCTGGTTGACTAAAACTTATTTGGAAAAGGAAAAGTGTTGATCAATTGCTTAGACaacttatgattttattttatatagaagaTTAACAAACTCCAGATACAACAGAAAAGATTATTATTGTAAgaataaacaagagattaaaatAAACAGCCATCcctataatatattaatttggtcAGATAAGCCTctctagaaaaaaagaaaaaacagagagagagagagaaaattgacCACTCTATCATCGAATATTACCATTGGAACTAGGACACATGTCAACATCTAATCGGCCAGCAACCGATCAACTAACATTGTTCAATTAAGAAATATGCTCCAATTCATGTGATAGAGGGGTCAATTATAGTCTTTTATAAAGGGCCTGATCTGACTAGATCAATATGGTACAAAGACTTATAGTGATTTTTATCCGGTAAACAAGTGTATTTCTTCctcttgttttgattttgcGGTGTCCATCATTCTACATAAGAACAAAATTTGCTACAGCCATCCATAATCACTTACTAGCAATACCATTAGTAGTAGGTTCAAAGTATACAAGACGAACTCGGAGTAATTGCACATGCTAGGAAATcctcaaaagagaaaaatgaaatgaaagaacaaaaaaagaaacaaatgcaCACACAAAATTACAGAGAAGTACCACAATTTACTACTCCACATGACAAGGTCTTCTACACAACCAAACAATTACCATCTTCAAGTCACACATGAGAAGAATGAAAGGTGAATTGTGGACATGAAAGCTGAATGTCAGATTACTCAATTAAGGTAACTTCTCCATTAGCAAATTCTTTGATTTTACACCAACTTTATCAAACAAACGTGTTATTCAAGTATTGAACAAGGAATTGTTTACAACTTTCCAATCTCAAACACATAACTTGGGCATTCATTCATCCAGAGGATGAACCTCTGTAACAAACTGCCAACGAAATAATCAAATTTCCAAACAAGTGTTACGTTATCACTATAAAGAGGGTGTAAAGTCAAGCAAACCTGAGTGGGATGTTGTCCAGGACCATCTCCTGCATTGATAACAGGAACTTCAGCTGTTGCTGCAGCTCTTTTAGCAGCACCACTTTCAAAATGGCGCATTACAATAATATCCGAATAGCCTTCAACAGTTCTAATAGTATCTGCACAAGTTAAAATCCTAAAACaagtgacgaacccaagaaacaAACTCCACTTTggtagttgaattttttttaatgaaactgAAACAATTACCCTCAAGAGTCTCTCCCTTGGCTGCGGACGAAAACTCCCTCGCATTTTCAGTTGTCAAAACTTCACCACCTAGCCTTTTCATCGCAGA is a window encoding:
- the LOC7478712 gene encoding aspartate carbamoyltransferase 1, chloroplastic: MRLAIHPPRAGILSGSSPPATVLGWNVQATRHQPFSLASTVFGVSRQSGRLSTRSRIHSQLLGIQNTPSFSAGKKFQLDDLIEAQQFDREILADIFEVAHEMEKVEKNSPGSQVLKGYLMATLFYEPSTRTRLSFESAMKRLGGEVLTTENAREFSSAAKGETLEDTIRTVEGYSDIIVMRHFESGAAKRAAATAEVPVINAGDGPGQHPTQALLDVYTIDREIGKLDGIKVALVGDLANGRTVRSLAYLLAKYQDVKIYFVSPDVVKMKDDIKDYLTSKRVEWEESADLMEVASKCDVLYQTRIQRERFGKRIDLYEEARGKYIVDHDVLNVMQNHAVVMHPLPRLDEITVDVDADPRAAYFRQAKNGLYIRMALLKLLLVGW